Genomic DNA from Accipiter gentilis chromosome 9, bAccGen1.1, whole genome shotgun sequence:
GTTGATGCTTTTTTGCACTCACCCTCAGTACACTGCAGGAAGCCAGAACAGATCTAGAGAATAAGGAGTCTATGCTTCCTATAATGAAGAGGAGCTCTCTCTTAGGGCAGGACAAGTAGCTCTACAGTCCTTGTGGAAGGAATTCACATGAAAGCTGGAAAAAGTTTAGGTTTATTGAACGATTCCATTTATATTAGTGTTTGTCCCACTGTGTTTCCATTTTACACAGCTGCCTATAAATGCAGGGGCCTAAAGTCCACGACTCGGATTGTCCAGTACGTCCCTGTAAAATGTTTTGCTCAGTGCTGCATCGTAACTCCACCGGGCGGTTACAGGCAAGGGCAGCCCAGATAGCATCAGTAGTGCAAATCCTCCTTAGTCACAGTCTGTAGCAGAGGGTCAGACACCCAGCAAGAAAGCTCTGGGATCCCTGTACCCCACAAAGCAGGGTGCCGCCCAAAAGCCCACAGGCTGTGCTCTGCAGGCGCTGCTGAGGTCCAGGGCGGGTGCCGGCACCGCCGCCAAGGTGAAGCCCGCAGAGGCAGCCCCTTGCCGGGGCAGAGGTGGTGCCGGGGCCACGTACGTGAGCGGCAAGGGCACGCCGCCGCTCGGAGGTCcgtaggggagggggggggctgcagaaAGGCTCCGTcctcagctcctgcagctgccgCTTGAGCTTCATCCGGCGGTTCTGAAACCAGGTCttgatctggggggggggggcgagagggGAGGAGGGACGAGGAGAGATGAGGTTACAAGGGCACCCAGCCCGTGCCCCGtgccccccgcgccgccgccgccgccctcaccTGCACCTCCGAGAGCCGCATCCTGCCGGCCAGCTTGCGGCGCTCGGCCGCCCCCAGGTACTGCTGCCGCTGGAAGGAGCTCTCCAGGGTGCTGAGCTGCTCCGCGCTGAAGGCCGTGcgcagccgccgcccgcccctgACGCCGGGCTCCTCGGGGCCCGAGCACTCGGCACCCCCctccggcgggggctgccccgcgccccccggccgcccgcctgctcctggggagagggagaaacgGGTCAGCCTGATCGCACATATGCCCATACATTTCGACCGGCTTTTTCGGTATCAAGCCGGGCCCGGGAACCTCGggggcgcccgcccgccctcccgctCCGCCTCCGGGCAGGCACGGCACAGTCGCGCCCTACCGGGGGTGGGCGCAGGGCCCCGCccgccctcctcccgccgccgcgggggcacCAGGACGCCCCGACGGCCGCGGAGACCGCGGTTACCTGCAGCGGCGGGGGCCGCCAAGcgctcctccctgctcctgccgccTCTCCCGGCCCGCGGGCCGGCGGACTGCTCCTTGCTCCGCTCGCTCAAGCCGGGgctggagccggagccggagccggagcccgaGCCGGGCCGGTGGCCCGCGGAGGATGCTCGGTGCGGGGAGCTCTCGGTGGGGCTCTTGAGGGCCTGACTGCTCTGGGACAACCACTCCACTGAGAAAGGGGCCTTGGTCATCCTGCCTTGTTCCGGAGATGCCGGGAGGGAGGGTGTCGGGGAGCACGGCTCCTCCTTTATACCGCAAGTCCCGGAGGAAAACGTTGTTTGTGTAAATACACATCAAAGGGCCAGATAAGTATCATCTAATTGCCATCAGTCCTCCCCCCCAACAAAAGATACCGTTCACACATTGCCACAGCTCGCAGAGGCTCGGCTCCGCCGTGTCTGCCCCTGGAGGAGCTCACTTCGCCGTCAGTGATTTACAGCTCTTGTTACATCCTATCCCGATGCAAATGGCATTTATAGAGCCGAGCGGCCTCAAACGGCGCTGGGGAATGCACCCCCGGGGGAGCGCACAGGGACCAGCATCCTCGGGCGCGGGCGGGAGGAGAGGGGACGCTGTTGCTCCCGGTCCCCCTTCCCCTGGAGCTGGGTTTTTCATTCCTTTAGACGCTGAAGATCCACTGTCTAAACGGAACTTCTCAAGCCTGCTCCTCTCCGGGCTGAGCACTGTGTTCCCGAGACAGCCTGAGGCAGGCCAGTGGATAAACTCACTCCTTCCATTCTCCCGGGACCGCAGCATCAGGCTTCAAGCACCAGGCATAGGGTGAGGGCTTTGGAGAaggctgtgaaacagaaaaaggtaAAGGTCAAGGCTGTTGGGTCGTATGAATCGACTGGGCTCTGGCTGCTTTTATAAAGTATGTTCTCTGGACTAAAGAATCAGAAAAATACAACTATTGCCTTAGAATTAACATTCTGCTGAGATTTGTGCTGAGGTTACAGAATTCATGTCGTATCTTCCCTCCCAGATCTCTCGCGGCTGTGCAGGTCACACAGGTTTCTCTGCTATCTTCCTCTCCCTGTCTTTCCTCTCATTACCTTACGCATGTCTTTCAGAAGTGTTCCCCTCCATCTTCGGGTTTTGTGTGCACCAAGAACACTTGGCTGCTGCAGTAATGCCTCCGTAGTATAACGACAAAAGGTTCCTGGTGCTTTACGGGCAGTTTTTCACTGCAGGGGGTTACCCATGAATTCCCTCCCCTTATCATCCTCCCCTCCTGTGCAAGAACAGAGTGAGACTACGGCACCATCCATAACTCCTATCACACCCATGCTCGGTATCATTCTGCCTCCAGAAATCACGACTGCATGTCTGATTTGTCTGTCCTTGTTCCTGCTTTCTGCTTTACACTCACCTCTACCACCTGTACACAAACCCGTGCTCTACTGTCCATTTACCCTGTGGCTTTGCTCTGTTATTCTGCCACTCCTGCCGGATTTCTCAGCATTCACTTTCTCTGCTATGACAGTTAATGTAACTATGCTTCTATCAATTTCTTAGACTGTCAGTGAGGCAGTGGCTTGAAGACTGAACCCCTCCTACTTAGTTTATGTCTAAATCTTTCAACGTATTCAATTTTAGTCTTATGAACATATATCCTTTTCTTTATATTAATCCAATAAAAAGTTTTATTCAAACCCTcttcatctatttttttcctaaacccaACATTTCAACTTCCTGTCTGCTCAAAATATGGTTGCTATATTCATCCATCACGAAATCCTACCGTTTTCTGCTTATTAGAAAACTGTTTCATTGAACCATGTTCAAGTTTGACTTGTGAGCCCCTTCTAAGCTCTGTCTCTCCTTCTTCATTCTCATGTCATAGTCTGAGCCCTCCTCTGCTCTACCAGTGACACCACTGTTCCAGAGTTTAATTGTCTCTAACCAACAAAAATACAAACACTATCATCACCTTTATTTAAAGGTGGCTAATAACCGATCTAGAACCACAACGAGGAATGACCAGAGCCCCCATGGAGCCTTTTGTTTCTGGCCTCTGTAGGTAGGGATCGACATCCCAGCCTGCACAGCAGCAATAGCCTGAGCCCACTGAACAAGCTTCCTGGAAGAAACTAAGGGAACTGGTGTAAAAATGTCTAAACAAACGTTCAAGCATTAATGCCTCTTGTACACCTGTTACCTACCTAAAGAAGTCCACAAACATCTCTAGCATGGACAAAGCCCTGCAGGACATacatatttgggttttttccactgtatGAAAGTGTTTGATATCTAATTACTTGAAACATCATCCATTTATCCTTCCTAAGCATTTTCTGATTAACAATGGAAAGTTTAGAAAGTTTACTTGGCCAAAATGTACAAGATTGGTTTTAAATTTCCTctattttataaagaaatctccccccccccccccttccccatcccacctcaaATATTCCAAGTACAGGCTCTTAACTATTATTTTCATTAGGTAAATGTGAAGACCACCCCCACCACAAACctgaggaaatattttaaaatatcagaactTCTGAGCATTAGCCACTTCCAGTGCCAACATATTTCACAGAGGAGACCAAGCAGGCAGGAGATGGAGAGGAGACATACAGGAAGGAGTCTGCTCTGTTAACCGAGTTACTAAATGACAAGTCCCTTGAGTTAGCTGTATTTAACTGGTGGCCTGACAGCAGCCTCTCCAGTCAGAAGTGGGAATACTAGTGCCATCGCCGGCCTGCAGAATCCTGCCAAGCCTCCTTTGCAGTAAGGCAAAATGCCTTTCTCAAGGACTAAATTCTTACGAACATCAGAAAAAGGAAGTGTAACTTTCCTGCAAGCTTCCTTCTCAATTTAAACCGCTCAGTACTTTAACAGCATTCCGCAGCACAGATGGGGCAAGATCCCATCCCAAGGAGATAAATATGTCCCTCGTGCCCAGAATTATTTCCATTCCTAGTCCCTACataatattatatatacatataaatgacTAATATAATTACACGCTACTTACTTTATATAACATATATACTTATATAgctatatacaaatatattttttttaaagtataaaacaGTCTATCTGtatgatgttatttttttccagctttattttATGTCGCCAAATAAAGGCACTTGGCAAGCTGTTGGATCGGACAAAAAGAATACATGACATATGATGGTGCtctaaaaaatagaaaatctcGGGTTTTAGCATCCACTGATACATCTGTCACATAGTTTCTTTACAGATTTTAAGACATTTTCACCATCTGAGCTGCAAATTACATCTTTATACACTGCTGGTTTATTAATTGCATTTTATTGAGGCAAATGTCACAGCCAAAAGATGGTGTCAAATGTTGAGCTCTCAGAGACACAAATTGATCATGTTGTGACAAGGTTAAACCAAATCTCATTTCCATTATCCATAAAATGTGTAAGTATCCTGGATAGATGGCAGATGACTTCTGGATGTAATGACTGCTACAATATTTAACAGCTGCTAGTCTAATTTTATCTAAAATTCTTAAGCTGCCTTCTTTCTGTTTCTATGTATTATTCATTAGGTATTTGTTTGAAAACCTCCTGCTAAACTGTGATTCAGAAATACCATGTTTAAAATCAAGTGATGTTGCCAATGGGATGAAAACCTGCTCCTGCTAAAGTCCTCAGGAATTTGTCAGAGTGTGAAGCAGGGACAGGACTTTTCACTCTGCTGCTACAAGGAGGTTGAGACAAAGAGCCGATATACAAACATGACTGCCACTAGCGTGAGTCTTAAACTTTATGTAGGTCTTTGTACAATACATAGTTGCTCTCTTTGGGGAGTCAGCACCTTCTCCATGAAAATAAGGACCACCAGCTTCCTGAAGACCAAAGGAGGCTGCGGATCATAATGCTAAATGCCACCCCAGGCCAGGCCATTCTGTGGGAGTTGATGTAGAAGGGAACATTTTATCATCCAGGGGAATTAAAGTGAGTGAGTTGAGATTTGTCACTTGGCACTGACCCCTGTATTTTGTGTTAGCTGCAGCTGCATTCAGAGAGGCCAAGAAATGGCTTTATAGATGCCTGGCTGGGACAGGTAGGATGGGATCAAGATAATGGTGCTTATATGCAAAGCAGGTCTGCAGAACTGTATACATGCAACACTCGTCTCAGGCTGAGGAGGTTCTGTGGAACTAGCTAATCCTCCTTGGATGCCTACTAGGCAGTTGATAACAGATGTATTTTGGGATAACAGCCCAGCCTTTGAGAACTAATTGCTGCTCCACATCTTCCAACCCAAAGGCCAGCTCTGCCCTAGTCAGCCAGCTCGGAGCCCTGCAGAGGGGCAGGATTGTGCTCCAAGATATCCCCTTCTTACTGAAGCTTTGAGAATAACTAAGGACTGCCAAGTATCTTGGGTTCCCCACAGGTACTGCAGAAAACTGCCACGACTTGGCCTTGCTGCAGGGGAGGTACACACGGCCAAAGGAGGGGACTGTCATTTTGCAGCAGCAGGTGACCCTTTATTGTAACAGTATAGGGTCCTGTGAGACTAGGCCAGAGTGAATGTGTGGTCCTTGGGAGTAGCTAGGTGGTGATGCAATGAAAAGAGTGAAAAGGGCACCTTTAGGACACACGGGAGGATGTGTGTTCATCTGTGGACATGTGGATTTCCTGTGAAGGTCTGCCCAGTGAAGCAAGGGCTGCTGCTGGCATCTGCTATACAATTTATAGGGCCTTTGACGTGGCATGTTTATCCAACCATTGTAATTTCTGAGAAATCACTCTTTAGGACTTAAAAGCATTACAAATGGCCTCTAACCAATCTCTTTATTATCAATTATTATAAGCTTTCCTCTTTGACACAATAAGAGTTACTTTTCCATGAGGAGTGAGAAGACCATATGTCTTTTCCTGGCAGAAATAACAGGAGGGCCTGGAATAAACAGAGTGACAATGCATAGATGAAAATGAAATGCCTCAATGTCTCGTCATGCTTGGAATTGATCTAAATCAGCACAGCACTCAAAATGCCAAGAGCTCCCATGGCTCCTTAGCATAAGGCTGTTACCAGCGGCTAAGCTGAATCcgtgaaatgtttttaaaagatatatATTCTGCAAAGAGATGCTGTAAATGTTAAGAAAGAAACCACTTATGTATGTTATGTTTTTAACAGTTCCTTACCCCAAATTAAGCTTAttaaaaaagaagtcaaagtCAATATGCCTCAGGACCACATTTGAAACATGTACTACTGCTGTTACAGAAGCAAGCTCACCAGCagattccttctttttttaaaatttattttaaaatttttattagaCAAACTTTTATAGTTGGAAAACCAGCGAAGTTTCAGACATGTAAATCCTTCTTCAGCACTTGTTGCTGTCATACTGTCATTGAGAGAGATCTCTATGGACACCACTcaaacaaaaatgttcagaagTCTGTCTTTAGTTTTATTCTGTCTAAACTAGTAATTAGACTGCTAAAACTATTAGTTGAAAGGAAGCAGCATGAAAATGGGCTTTAGAAGTGGTTTGGTTTTCCAGAGTTGATAGGGTTTAATAGTTAGGTGCATAAATATGCTTTAGGATCTGGGTTGtgttaaaaatatgaattatCTAGGGGTATAACACGCACCTACAGAGAATAATGTGCACATGCAAATTGACATAAATCCCACTGGTTTTAGCAATTGTTCAGATTGCTTGGACTAACAATCTGATCAAGATCACAAAATGGCACACTGAGACACCCTGAAAGCTTTTCAAAACCTAACAGAGAGGCTTACTTCATATTTTAGATCAAggcctttttctttcccagtctttGCTGAAGGATAAGTTTTTTCCACAATGGTTAATTCTAAAGTTACATTTAACAATCTATTACATATAAAACTAAGAATGCATTACATCAGAAATGTTCcgttatttttactttttgtttcccACAAATACCTTCTAAAGAAATTTAGCTATACTATGACTAAAGCATTTATCTTTCCTGAAAGTAACTTTTCACTTTCAGCTATTAAagaatgaatcttttttttttttccccacttgattTCAGAGTTAGCATTTGAGCACGATGAGTCAGCAGGGGAGTGAGCCATCACAGCTGGCAGCCCTGGGTCATCCAGCACCTTCTGTGCCCATCCTGGTCTGTGCTATACAATGCTGCTTTGAAATGCATTGGTCCcagcagtgaaaatattttactgactCTTCCTTCCCTTAACTTGCACCTAATATAAATCAGATCTTTGCACTGCTCCAAAACCAGTCTGttcaaattaaatggaaataaatgttacctttttcttccccctgacTTCAAGGCTCTTCTCCATTTCATGTTTctagttttttcttcctctcttctgtaTTCTTCACTATAGActgtttcttcctattttctttcttccagccaCTTCCAACAGGCACCCGGCAAATGTTACCATCAGCTGAGGAAGAGAATAAATTTGGCAGGATGCAGAACTGTAGCAACAGGGCACAAATGACTCTGTCCATCTACCTTCACTGCACCCCAAAACAGGGAGCACAGACATCTCCTGACTTCCCCTCTCATTTTACTGATAAGGGAAAAGCTAGCCTGTAACAGGTGAGGACAGGAATGTAGTTAGGCAAGACGCTTAACACTGCCCCTGTATCGTTCTATTCAATGTCTATGTTTCCTCCAAGCAACGCAGCCTACTTCCTTTGACAGGTTTTACACCAATGAGTGCATTACACATCTAGAGAAGGTaattaagatttaaaattatgaagttgtgtgtgcatgcatttctCTAAAAGATTAAAGGGAGCAGCTGAATATAAACACATGTTCGTTTTAAAAATGGGACACAAAACCCCTCTGCCATTTCGCGTTTGCCTGTTTCTAATAGGCAGACATCTCGAAGGCCGATGGTTTTCACGATACCTTTGCTCATAGTGCAGTACGTACATCTAAAAGGCTGAAAGGGTCTCTTGTGCCATCTCCTGGTTATATTAAGACTTCACACCCAGTAAACTGCTACACtaaggaagggaaaagcagaagtTTCGCTGAGGCAGTGATGGAATccgagaatcatttaggttggctAAGACCTTTAAGAACAGccagtccaaccgtaaacctaactctgccaagtccgccactaaaccatgtcccgagtaccacatctacacgtcttttaaatacctccagggatggtgactcagttCTTGGACTGGCAAGACTTGCTTTCCATCCTCCCCCAACACAGGCATATGCATGGGGGACTTTTACCCCTCTGCTGTTTTTAGAACAAAGTCACTTTTCCACTGCATTAGCATATGTATATAAAGAAAATTCAGTATCCCTCCTTAACATCTTTTACGTAAGTTCAGGTAATGCACACCCTGGCAACACCTACTCTTTTGCTATGTATCtgtggaaaaatgtaaataaacccCTTAAAAATTCAAGTGACTGGAATACAATTAAATTAATAACCAAATTAATTGCATTCCCTGATTGCAGGTAAGTATTTGAATTTGTGTCCAGTCTACTTTACTGAGAACACAGAGGGACTGAAAATCACTGCTCAGTCCCTCTCTCTTCTCAGGGGCAGGACCAAGTGGGCCTGGGCACTCAAGACAATTTTATCCAGTCTGTTCTTACAGATTTACAGGAAAGGGGATCCTACTGGTGTGTTACAGGTGAGTAACCTATTCCAGTGCTCCACATGAAGCTCTCCCATgtaaaaactgaaacagaatcACCCTTGCTTCAAAATTAATACTGCTTGCCTTAAGCTTCACGGAGCATGGAGCAAACTCACTCTCCAGCTACAATAACTTTTTAGAGCAACAATTCACACACACAGTCCTGCTCAAACTAATCTTTTATATGCAAGCCTAATTCTTTCACTCTTCCTCTATGTTTTCCAAACATGTTTTTATTACTGTACTCTATTCTCTTTTGTTTTGCCTGTATGTATCTTAAGTGCAGAGCCTAAATGGTAAAGTATTCCTGCTGATGCTTCACTAGTGCCAAACAGAGCAAAATAATTACCTTCCGTTATATATGGCTCTCCTATAGTACACCTCAGGTCTtccctatttttttattattatttttctttttgaaaactgtaCACACGGATTCATATTTGGTTTGTGATCCATGATGGTCCCCAGAGATTTTTTCCAAagttctgcaggtttttttcatttcatatttatcCTTCAGGAATGCAAGACTTAGAGCTTAAATTTAAACCATCATCACGATTATTGTGAGTTCTAATCTTGTATGTTGTGTAAGTGTGCTTTCCATCCCACTCTGTATGTCATTAGTAAAAATCACAGACACAACTGGATCCAGGCACCACCCATAACAACATGGTGTAGAGTGTGAGAAAACTTTGTTACGGTAACCCGGGATAGTTCGCCTTCCCCAGCCAAGTATGTAGAGTCCCAGGCATGTCTTATCTTGTTCATTCCTGTAACCTGGAATAGTTCACTTCCCATCCGAGTATGCAGAGTCCCAAGCACGTTTTCCCTCGTTGTTACAGTAAACCAGGATAGTTCACTTTCCCCACCATCTGCACAGGCGCCATGGTGAAGGCCAGCTGCGGATCTCAGAATTCAAGACAACAGCACCTGCATTACATCAATTTGCTAACGAGCAAAACAGGACACTGCATATGTATGATGCGTTAAACAGCACAGGTATTGGCCATCCCTGTGgtgctttcccttgagcttcactCCCAAGCAGGGCTCTGCTGCATCAGGTCCCCATTTGATTAGCATCGGTGCCCCAGGATTCTCGCCGTGGTAATGCTGCAACTTTGAAAAAGCCAAAGCTTTCACTTACTGAGTCTTGTGCCTTGTCCCTGAGGGATCTGCACCTGCTTTTCACTCATAACGTATGAGTAGTCCTACCCCTACTACATCCCACTCAAGTTATCTTCACAATTTAACAAACACTGGTAGTTACCCTTTGAAATGGTGTATTAACTACTTGTGTATCCACCTCACAGTACCATCATCTGGATCTTTGCAACCTAGTATATAGTCAGGTCAGGTGGATCTGTTGTCAAAGGGTTTATTGACTTTAACATACAACACACTGTTTTTAATCTATTGGGACAGTTACTCTGACAAAGGACACCATTAggttatttaaaaattacttcatggACAAATGCACGTCAGCCTTTTAAATTAGTCTCTATGTTTGCAGATTTTTAGACAGCTTTTTCAGTAACTCTTCTGGTATCAAAGTTCATCTGGCTGATTCTCCAAGCCATTCTTTTTACCTTGCCTTTCCACTCATTTCTGTGCTCTTGCCCACTTCTAATAAGTAGTATTATTTTCTGGGAACTCACTCATTCTTCCTCCATCAAAAATATAACAATTCCAagattattttacagttttgctcCTTCTTATTACAGAATATATGTAATCAGAATTTAATGTTCTAATACATCTAATTAGCTTGATAGTCTCCCATTCTGACCTGCACTCCTGTTTCACTTCGATCACGATACGCATCGTTTAGAGGGTAGGAAGTGAAAGAGCAAGCACATCAGGCTTTTGCACCAAATCATATCTGTTCACCTCTCCTGGTAAGGACAGAACTCTTATTGtataatagaaaattatttaggaatccatttttattgttttgcttttcccttgctGGCAACAGCATTTTGTCTGTCCAGTTTTGTTCCTAACCTGCTG
This window encodes:
- the LOC126042814 gene encoding brain-specific homeobox protein homolog, with product MLRSRENGRRAGGRPGGAGQPPPEGGAECSGPEEPGVRGGRRLRTAFSAEQLSTLESSFQRQQYLGAAERRKLAGRMRLSEVQIKTWFQNRRMKLKRQLQELRTEPFCSPPPPLRTSERRRALAAHVRGPGTTSAPARGCLCGLHLGGGAGTRPGPQQRLQSTACGLLGGTLLCGVQGSQSFLAGCLTLCYRL